The genome window CTCCCAAGTCGAGCGTGGCGGCCAGGCGCAGGTCGGGCGCCTCTTGCACGGCCCGCACCACGGTGGAGCCCATCCGTCCCTTTGCGCCGATCACGGCGACGCGAATCGCTTCAGTCACGCCAACCAGGCTACCCGCCCGGGTGTGTCCCCATCGTTCGAAGAAAGGACCGTCCCCTAGTTGGGGCCTACCACTACACGGGAGCGGGGGCGGGAGGCCAGGTCCGCCGCCAAAGTGCGGACCTGGTCTGGCGTGACCGCCTGGATGCGGGCTATGACCTCTTCGACCGGGGGGAGCTCGCCCATCAGGGTGGCGGCGCGGCCCAGGCGGTTCATCAGGGAATACGGCTCCTCCAAGGACAGGAGGGTGCCGCCGGTCAGCTGGCCCTTGACGCGCTCCAGTTCGCCGGGGCGCAAGCCCTCGCGGGCCAGTTGCTCCCACTCCGACTCCATCAGGGCGGTCACCTCTGCGGAGGCGGCCGGCGTGCAGCCCGCGTAAACGCCGAACGAGCCCGCGTCGGAATGCGACGAGGAAAAACAATAAGTCGAATAGGCCAGGCCGCGCTTCTCGCGGATCTCCTGGAACAGCCGCGAGGACATGCCCCCGCCCAGCACCGATCCGAGCACCGCCAGGGCGTGGCGGCGCTCGTCCGTGGCGGTCAACCCCTCGCAGCCGACCAGCACCTGCACCTGTTCGGTCGGCCGGGCCAAGCCGTCCACCCGGCCCTTGGCCGGCAGCGCCACCTGGGGCTCGGTCGGCCGGAGCGGCGCGGGCTGACGCCGGCCGGCCGCCGCCTCGCCCCAGCCGCCCTTCTCCAAAGCGGAGGCGACCAAAGACACCACCGTGTCGTGGTCCAGTTGGCCGGAGGCGGTCACCACCAGCCGCTCGGGCCGGTAATGGTTGACGTAATGGTCCCAGACCGAGTCCCGGCTGACCGCCTGGATGTCGGCCGGCCGGCCCCCGATCGGCCGCGCCAGCGGATGATCCCCGTAGACCGCCGCCGCGAACGCCTCATGCGCCACGTCTGACGGGTCGTCCTGGTTCATCGCCAACTCCTCCAGGATCACCCCGCGCTCGTTCTCAAAGTCGAGCCGGTCCAATACCGACGAGGTCAGCATGTCTGCCAGCACCTCGATCGCCAGCGCCGAGTGGTCGCCCAGCACGCGGGCGAAATAGCAGGTCGACTCCTTCGCGGTGGCGGCGTTGAACTCGCCGCCAATCCCGTCGAAGGCGGCCGCGATCTGCTCGGCGCTGCGGTTCTCGGTGCCCTTGAACAGCAAGTGCTCCAGGAAATGGGTGGAGCCGTGCCGACCCTCGGCCTCGTCCCGCGAGCCGACCAGCACCCAGAACCCGATCGTGAAAGACCGGGCCCCGGGCACGGCCTGGGTCAAGACCCGCGCGCCGGTCGGCAAGGCGTGGCACCGCACGCCCTCGCCTTCCAAACCCGCCAAAGCCGCCGATGCCGTAAACCCCGTCCCAGCGCCGCCCCCCGCGGCGAACGCCCGGATACGCGCCCCTCTCAGGTGGCCCACCGATCCAGCGCCCTCACCGATCCGGAGTCACTGCTCGTCGCGGTCCTCGGAGTGGACGTGCGTGTGGCGTTCGCGCCGCCGCCGCGGGCGATCCCGCCGGTCCTCGCCGCCCTGGTCGGCTTCGCCGTCCTCCGGGCCGGCACCCGGCTCCTCGGCCTGCTCGGCGGCATCGTCCACCACCGCGTGCAACGACAGCTTGCCGCGCGGGTCGATCTCCGCGATCTCGACCTGGACCTTTTGCCCCACCTGGAGGACGTCCTCGACGTTCTCGACCCGCCGGCCGCCCACCAGGCGCCGGATCTGCGAGATGTGCAAAAGGCCGTCCTTGCCGGGGGTCAGCGAGATGAACGCGCCGAAGGTCGTGGTCTTGACCACGGTCCCGACAAAGCGCTCGCCGACTTGCGGCATCTGCGGGTTGGCGATCGCGTTGATCTGGTCGCGCGCCGCCTCGGCGGACGGCCCATCGGTCGCCCCGATGTAAACCGTGCCGTCGTCCTCGATCGAAATGTCGGCGCCGGTCTCGTCCTGGATCTGGTTGATCATCTTGCCCTTCGGGCCAATGACCTCGCCGATCTTGTCGATCGGCACCTTCACGGAGATGACGCGCGGCGCCAGCGGGCTCATCTCGTCCGGCCCGTCGATCGCCTGGTTCATCACGCCCAGGATGTGGAGCCGCGCCTCGCGGGCCTGCGTCAACGCGGCCGCCAGCACCGAGGCGGGAATCCCGTCCAGTTTGGTGTCCAGTTGGATCGCGGTGACGAACTCGGAGGTGCCGGCCACCTTGAAGTCCATGTCGCCGAAGGCGTCCTCGGCCCCCAGGATGTCGGTCAAGGCGGCGTAGCGGACCTCGCCGTCAACGGTGTCGCTCATCAGGCCCATGGCGATGCCCGCCACCGGCGCCTTCAGCGGCACGCCGGCGTTGAGCAGCGACAACGTCGAGGCGCAGACGCTGCCCATGGACGTCGAGCCATTCGACCCGAGCGCCTCGGAAACCTGCCGGATCGCGTACGGGAACTCCTCGCGCGAGGGCAGCACCGGCACCAGGGCCCGCTCCGCCAGGGCGCCATGCCCGATCTCGCGCCGCTTGGGGCTCCCCACCCGGCCCGTCTCGCCGGTCGAATAGGGCGGGAAGTTGTAGTTGTGCATGTAACGCTTGTGCGTGACCGGGCTGAGCGAGTCGATCTGCTGCTCCATGCGCAGCATGTTCAACGTGGTCACGCCCAGGATCTGGGTCTCGCCGCGTTCGAACAGCGCGGAGCCGTGGACGCGGGGCAGGACCTCGACCTCGGCTGACAGCGTGCGGATGTCCCTGAGCGAGCGCCCGTCAATCCTGAGGCCCTCCGTCAATACGCGTTGGCGCACCAGCGCCTTGGTGATCGACCGGACCGCCGCCGCGATCTCCTTGTCCCGCTCGGGGAAGTTCTCCTCCAACGCGCCCAAGGCCTCGTTCTTGATCTCGTCCAGCCGGGTTTCGCGTTCCTGCTTGTCCCCGATCTGGATGGCCTGGCGCAGTTTGTCGGTCACGAGTTGCGCGGTCGCCTGGTACGCGTCCTCCTGGTAGTCCGGGAAGAGCGGGAATTCGCGCGTTTCCTTGGCCGCCTGGTCCGCCAGTCGCTGCTGCGCCAGGCACAGTTCGCGCAGGAACGGCTTGGCCGCCTCAAGGCCCTGTGCCACCACGTCTTCGGTGGGCGCTTGGACGCCCTGGTGCTTGATCAGGTCCCAGGCCCGCTCGCCCGCCTCGGCTTCGATCATGGCGATGGCGA of Bifidobacteriaceae bacterium contains these proteins:
- a CDS encoding insulinase family protein, which translates into the protein MGHLRGARIRAFAAGGGAGTGFTASAALAGLEGEGVRCHALPTGARVLTQAVPGARSFTIGFWVLVGSRDEAEGRHGSTHFLEHLLFKGTENRSAEQIAAAFDGIGGEFNAATAKESTCYFARVLGDHSALAIEVLADMLTSSVLDRLDFENERGVILEELAMNQDDPSDVAHEAFAAAVYGDHPLARPIGGRPADIQAVSRDSVWDHYVNHYRPERLVVTASGQLDHDTVVSLVASALEKGGWGEAAAGRRQPAPLRPTEPQVALPAKGRVDGLARPTEQVQVLVGCEGLTATDERRHALAVLGSVLGGGMSSRLFQEIREKRGLAYSTYCFSSSHSDAGSFGVYAGCTPAASAEVTALMESEWEQLAREGLRPGELERVKGQLTGGTLLSLEEPYSLMNRLGRAATLMGELPPVEEVIARIQAVTPDQVRTLAADLASRPRSRVVVGPN
- a CDS encoding polyribonucleotide nucleotidyltransferase; amino-acid sequence: MEGPEITFSEATIDNGSFGQRTVRFETGRLAKQAGGAIAAYLDGVTMVLSTTTAGKHPREQFDFFPLTVDVEERMYAAGRIPGSFFRREGRPSTEAILACRLIDRPLRPLFVKGLRNEVQIVETIMSLDPEDSYDVLAINAASLSTQISGLPFSGPVAATRLGLIDGQWVAFPRWSERERAVFEMVVAGRIVGDDVAIAMIEAEAGERAWDLIKHQGVQAPTEDVVAQGLEAAKPFLRELCLAQQRLADQAAKETREFPLFPDYQEDAYQATAQLVTDKLRQAIQIGDKQERETRLDEIKNEALGALEENFPERDKEIAAAVRSITKALVRQRVLTEGLRIDGRSLRDIRTLSAEVEVLPRVHGSALFERGETQILGVTTLNMLRMEQQIDSLSPVTHKRYMHNYNFPPYSTGETGRVGSPKRREIGHGALAERALVPVLPSREEFPYAIRQVSEALGSNGSTSMGSVCASTLSLLNAGVPLKAPVAGIAMGLMSDTVDGEVRYAALTDILGAEDAFGDMDFKVAGTSEFVTAIQLDTKLDGIPASVLAAALTQAREARLHILGVMNQAIDGPDEMSPLAPRVISVKVPIDKIGEVIGPKGKMINQIQDETGADISIEDDGTVYIGATDGPSAEAARDQINAIANPQMPQVGERFVGTVVKTTTFGAFISLTPGKDGLLHISQIRRLVGGRRVENVEDVLQVGQKVQVEIAEIDPRGKLSLHAVVDDAAEQAEEPGAGPEDGEADQGGEDRRDRPRRRRERHTHVHSEDRDEQ